One stretch of Streptomyces sp. R21 DNA includes these proteins:
- a CDS encoding SRPBCC domain-containing protein, producing MEFGKLEREIRIDAAPEIVFDVVSRPEHIKMWWSDDASFETAPGAVGELVWGDRTMVESITVVDVDPPRRFTFRWVAPAGELPDADNSLQVTFELEPSGDGTILRLTESGWREKGWEAAVLEEAFHDHERGWDLFLPRLQGYAPSVVAR from the coding sequence ATGGAGTTCGGAAAGCTGGAGCGCGAGATCCGCATCGACGCGGCACCGGAGATCGTGTTCGACGTGGTGAGTCGTCCTGAGCACATCAAGATGTGGTGGTCCGACGACGCGTCGTTCGAGACTGCGCCGGGCGCGGTCGGCGAACTGGTGTGGGGCGACCGCACCATGGTCGAATCGATCACAGTGGTCGACGTGGATCCGCCTCGCAGGTTCACGTTCCGCTGGGTCGCTCCTGCCGGTGAGCTGCCCGATGCGGACAACTCCCTCCAGGTCACCTTCGAGCTCGAGCCCTCCGGTGACGGCACGATCCTGCGTCTGACCGAGAGCGGCTGGCGGGAGAAGGGCTGGGAAGCCGCCGTACTCGAAGAGGCCTTCCACGACCATGAGCGCGGCTGGGACCTGTTCCTGCCCAGGCTGCAGGGCTACGCGCCTTCCGTGGTGGCGCGATGA
- a CDS encoding TerD family protein produces the protein MSGLDRGISKIEVSLKWAPSPFGEPDTHLDIIAATYQASAPYGNPVDVVHWDSRSPDGTIYLNRDSKDGRGFGWDEVMTLELDRLAARYVRVVVGVVIHQQGGRRTFAQVRDRGVRLREGYTVLSEGDFGDVLEATAATVGEFTRDDAGAWAFRPGIHGYDTEPAAFAWIMGSPREA, from the coding sequence GTGAGCGGACTCGACAGAGGCATCAGCAAGATCGAGGTCTCGTTGAAGTGGGCCCCGAGCCCCTTCGGTGAGCCGGACACCCATCTGGACATCATCGCCGCGACCTATCAGGCGAGTGCCCCGTACGGAAACCCCGTCGACGTCGTGCACTGGGACAGCCGCTCGCCGGACGGCACCATCTATCTCAACCGGGACAGCAAGGACGGCAGGGGCTTCGGCTGGGACGAGGTCATGACCCTGGAGCTCGACCGGCTCGCCGCCCGGTATGTACGGGTGGTGGTCGGCGTCGTCATCCACCAGCAGGGCGGCCGCAGGACGTTCGCCCAAGTACGCGACCGAGGCGTCCGCCTGAGGGAGGGCTACACCGTTCTGTCCGAGGGCGACTTCGGCGACGTACTGGAGGCGACGGCCGCGACCGTCGGCGAGTTCACCCGCGACGACGCCGGAGCGTGGGCCTTCCGGCCGGGCATCCACGGCTACGACACCGAACCGGCGGCCTTCGCCTGGATCATGGGCAGTCCGCGCGAAGCGTGA
- a CDS encoding NAD(P)H-binding protein, which translates to MILVTGANGNLGSATLAALRARGVAATGASRTPGEGMRRLDFDDPAGLDLADVSTLVLISAGYGEDDQVVGRHTAVLDAALRDGVRHVVYTSLTGAGDHLGFALAHRATERLIQASGLPWTILRNGLYAELFGGLLMWADDGVGSASVESAFGDGALAAVAREDLADAAAIVAAHPARHSGRVHDLVGTPITAGQVADRLGVPHRALTLGEYRRRLLDETSGLLPFQPSMLASIATGIRHGFLDGTAPDLADLLGRPARDPLATAVAVASATRPVASV; encoded by the coding sequence ATGATCTTGGTGACCGGAGCGAACGGGAATCTCGGCTCGGCCACTCTCGCGGCACTGCGTGCGCGCGGCGTCGCCGCGACGGGCGCCAGCCGCACGCCGGGCGAGGGGATGCGACGTCTCGACTTCGACGACCCTGCGGGCCTCGATCTCGCCGATGTGTCGACCCTGGTGCTGATCTCGGCCGGCTACGGCGAGGACGACCAGGTCGTCGGGCGGCACACGGCGGTCCTGGACGCCGCCCTCCGGGACGGTGTCCGTCACGTCGTCTACACGAGCCTGACCGGTGCCGGCGACCATCTCGGTTTCGCACTCGCGCACCGCGCGACCGAACGCCTCATCCAGGCAAGCGGATTGCCGTGGACGATCCTGCGCAACGGCCTCTACGCCGAACTCTTCGGCGGTCTCCTGATGTGGGCCGACGACGGTGTGGGGTCCGCGTCCGTGGAGTCCGCGTTCGGGGACGGCGCCCTGGCCGCGGTCGCGCGCGAGGATCTCGCCGATGCCGCGGCGATCGTCGCGGCGCATCCGGCACGGCACAGCGGACGCGTCCACGACCTCGTCGGCACGCCGATCACGGCGGGGCAGGTGGCCGATCGACTCGGGGTCCCGCACCGCGCCCTCACTCTGGGCGAGTACCGGCGCAGGCTCCTCGACGAGACATCAGGACTGCTGCCGTTCCAGCCGTCCATGCTCGCCTCGATCGCCACCGGCATCCGACACGGGTTCCTGGACGGCACCGCCCCCGACCTCGCGGACCTCCTCGGCCGCCCGGCTCGCGACCCACTGGCCACGGCCGTCGCAGTCGCGTCCGCCACGAGACCGGTCGCGAGCGTCTAG
- a CDS encoding class I SAM-dependent methyltransferase, with translation MSILEEKQAVPDAARQEQAPLDPAKQEAFAGEMVDVLNKSALALLTSLGHQSGLFDTMAALPPSTSADVAKAAGLDERYVREWLGGMVVGGFVEYEPEGETYALPPEHAASLTTAAGPDNLAGMMPYIGLMGEVEQQVVRCFRDGGGVPYTSYPRFQALQAEETARVYDAALVSTIVPLVPDLPERLRAGLDVLDVGTGQGHAPLVLAQAFPAGRFHGLDRSEAGVEAARAEASRLGVGNVRYTVADSTQISGEYDLITAFDVIHDLAQPAETLTAIAGALRDGGTFLMCDIAASSRLEKNTEHVFGPALYCFSVFYCMTTSLSTGGAGLGTVWGQETAVRMLKEAGFEHVDIKSVEGDPLNAYYIATKG, from the coding sequence ATGTCGATTCTCGAAGAGAAGCAGGCGGTACCCGACGCTGCGCGGCAGGAGCAGGCACCGCTCGATCCTGCCAAGCAGGAGGCTTTCGCGGGGGAAATGGTTGATGTGCTCAACAAGAGCGCGCTGGCCCTGCTCACCAGCCTGGGTCACCAGAGCGGCCTGTTCGACACCATGGCTGCCCTTCCGCCGTCGACCAGTGCGGATGTCGCCAAGGCGGCGGGCCTCGACGAGCGGTACGTGCGCGAGTGGCTGGGCGGCATGGTCGTCGGCGGATTCGTCGAGTACGAGCCGGAGGGCGAGACCTATGCCCTGCCGCCCGAGCACGCCGCCTCGCTGACCACCGCGGCCGGCCCGGACAACCTGGCCGGGATGATGCCGTACATCGGGCTGATGGGTGAGGTCGAACAGCAGGTCGTGCGCTGCTTCCGGGACGGCGGAGGCGTGCCCTACACCTCCTATCCGCGGTTCCAGGCGCTGCAGGCCGAGGAGACCGCCCGTGTCTACGACGCGGCGCTGGTGAGCACGATCGTGCCGCTGGTACCGGACCTCCCCGAGCGGCTCCGCGCCGGTCTCGACGTCCTCGACGTGGGCACCGGGCAGGGGCATGCCCCCCTCGTACTGGCGCAGGCCTTCCCCGCCGGCCGCTTCCACGGTCTGGACCGCTCCGAGGCCGGCGTCGAGGCCGCACGCGCCGAGGCGAGCCGCCTCGGGGTCGGCAACGTGCGCTACACCGTGGCGGATTCGACGCAGATCAGCGGCGAGTACGACCTGATCACCGCCTTCGACGTGATCCACGACCTGGCGCAGCCGGCCGAGACACTGACGGCGATCGCAGGGGCCCTGCGTGACGGCGGAACGTTCCTCATGTGCGACATCGCCGCGTCCAGCAGGCTGGAGAAGAACACCGAACACGTCTTCGGCCCCGCGCTCTACTGCTTCTCGGTCTTCTACTGCATGACGACCTCGCTCAGCACCGGCGGAGCGGGCCTCGGCACCGTGTGGGGTCAGGAGACGGCGGTCCGGATGCTGAAGGAGGCCGGCTTCGAGCATGTCGACATCAAGTCGGTGGAGGGCGACCCGCTCAACGCCTACTACATCGCGACCAAGGGCTGA
- a CDS encoding class I SAM-dependent methyltransferase, with protein sequence MKRHEFLRELHKVTANRNYLEIGVNDGRSLTLSRVPSVAIDPAFKVVTEIRCDVHLAKATSDDFFARDNPLVHLRGGRHPLRQLARNRSPLAYWRRTTLDLSFIDGMHLFEYALRDFINVEKHSDWASVIVFDDMLPRSIDEAARDRHTNAWTGDVYKLIEILARYRPDLVTVLVDTQPTGQLVVFGADPTNTVLKDKYEEILAEYNVADPQKVPETVLERASAVKPETFTGAGFWGPLVRARNRGTKRSRGWEPLRRSLEQLGGAR encoded by the coding sequence GTGAAGCGCCATGAGTTCCTGCGGGAGCTGCACAAGGTCACGGCGAACCGCAACTACCTGGAGATCGGCGTCAACGACGGCCGCAGTCTCACGCTGTCCCGTGTGCCCAGCGTCGCGATCGATCCCGCGTTCAAGGTGGTCACGGAGATCCGTTGCGACGTCCACCTGGCGAAGGCCACCAGCGACGACTTCTTCGCCCGTGACAACCCGCTGGTCCACCTCCGCGGCGGCCGCCACCCGCTGCGCCAACTGGCCCGCAACCGCAGCCCGTTGGCCTACTGGCGCCGCACCACCCTCGACCTGTCGTTCATCGACGGCATGCACCTCTTCGAGTACGCGCTGCGCGACTTCATCAACGTCGAGAAGCACTCCGACTGGGCCAGCGTGATCGTCTTCGACGACATGCTGCCGCGCAGCATCGACGAGGCGGCCCGTGACCGGCACACCAACGCCTGGACCGGTGACGTCTACAAGCTGATCGAGATCCTCGCCCGGTACCGCCCGGACCTCGTGACCGTCCTCGTCGACACCCAGCCCACCGGGCAGCTCGTGGTCTTCGGCGCCGACCCCACCAACACGGTGCTGAAGGACAAGTACGAGGAGATCCTCGCCGAGTACAACGTCGCCGACCCGCAGAAGGTCCCCGAGACGGTCCTGGAGCGGGCGTCCGCGGTCAAGCCGGAGACCTTCACCGGGGCAGGGTTCTGGGGCCCGCTCGTGCGGGCCCGCAACCGCGGCACCAAGCGGTCCCGCGGCTGGGAGCCGCTGCGCCGCAGCCTGGAGCAGCTCGGCGGCGCTCGCTGA
- a CDS encoding glucose-1-phosphate thymidylyltransferase yields MKALVLSGGAGTRLRPITHTSAKQLVPVANKAVLFYGLEAIAAAGITEVGVIVGDTAVEIQEAVGDGSRFGLKVTYIPQERPLGLAHAVQIARDYLGDDDFVMYLGDNFIIGGITGIVDDFRTHRPDAQILLTQVPDPRAFGVAELDPAGQVVGLEEKPQHPKSDLALVGVYLFTPVIHDAVRAIEPSWRGELEITHAIQHLIDTKADVRSTLIKGYWKDTGNVTDMLEVNRTVLETLEPRIDGDVDEASEAIGRVVIEEGARITGSRIVGPVVIGSGTVVSNSYVGPFTSIAENCRITDSELEFSIVLRESSIDGVGRIESSLIGRHVEVTPAPGVPHAHRLVLGDHSEVRIHS; encoded by the coding sequence ATGAAGGCTCTCGTGCTCTCCGGCGGCGCCGGTACGCGGTTGAGGCCGATCACGCATACCTCGGCCAAGCAGCTCGTACCCGTGGCGAACAAAGCTGTGCTGTTCTACGGACTCGAAGCGATCGCGGCGGCAGGGATCACCGAGGTCGGTGTGATCGTCGGTGACACCGCTGTGGAAATCCAGGAGGCGGTGGGCGACGGGTCGAGATTCGGCCTAAAGGTCACCTACATCCCCCAGGAGCGGCCCCTCGGGCTGGCCCACGCCGTGCAGATCGCCCGCGACTACCTCGGTGACGACGACTTCGTCATGTACCTCGGCGACAACTTCATCATCGGCGGCATCACCGGCATCGTCGACGACTTCCGCACGCACCGGCCGGACGCCCAGATCCTGCTCACCCAGGTGCCCGACCCGCGCGCTTTCGGTGTCGCCGAGCTCGACCCGGCCGGGCAGGTGGTCGGCCTGGAGGAGAAGCCCCAGCACCCCAAGAGCGACCTCGCCCTGGTCGGGGTGTACCTCTTCACGCCGGTCATCCACGACGCCGTACGCGCCATCGAACCGTCCTGGCGCGGCGAGTTGGAGATCACCCACGCCATCCAGCATCTGATCGACACCAAGGCCGACGTCCGCTCCACGCTCATCAAGGGCTACTGGAAGGACACGGGCAACGTCACCGACATGCTCGAGGTCAACCGCACGGTGCTGGAGACCCTGGAGCCCCGCATCGACGGCGACGTCGACGAGGCGTCCGAGGCGATCGGGCGGGTGGTGATCGAGGAGGGCGCCCGGATCACCGGCTCCCGGATCGTCGGTCCCGTCGTCATCGGCTCCGGCACGGTCGTCAGCAACTCCTACGTCGGGCCCTTCACCTCCATCGCGGAGAACTGCCGGATCACGGACAGCGAGCTGGAGTTCTCCATCGTGCTGCGGGAGTCGTCGATCGACGGGGTGGGCCGGATCGAGTCCTCGCTCATCGGCCGGCATGTCGAGGTGACCCCGGCGCCCGGTGTTCCCCATGCCCACCGACTCGTACTCGGAGACCACAGCGAGGTGCGCATCCATTCATGA
- a CDS encoding glyceraldehyde-3-phosphate dehydrogenase — protein MTVNDDSFTDWKTREEIAESMIPIIGKLHRERDVTVLLHSRSLVNKSVVSILKTHRFARQIAGEELSVVETLPFLQALTALDLGPSQIDIGMLAATYKADDRGLSVEEFTAGAVAGATGANKIERGEGRDVVLYGFGRIGRLVARLLIEKSGSGNGLRLRAIVVRQGGDQDIVKRASLLRRDSIHGQFQGTITVDEAKSTIIANGNEIKVIYAGDPSEVDYTAYGINDAILIDNTGKWRDREGLSQHLRPGIDKVVLTAPGKGDVPNIVHGVNHDTIKPDEQILSCASCTTNAIVPPLKAMNDEYGVLRGHVETVHSFTNDQNLLDNYHKADRRGRSAPLNMVITETGAASAVAKALPDLKAPITGSSIRVPVPDVSIAILSLRLGRETTREEVLDYLRNVSLTSPLKRQIDFTTAPDAVSSDFMGSRHASIVDAGATKVDGDNAILYLWYDNEFGYSCQVIRVVQHVSGVEYPTYPAPAV, from the coding sequence GTGACTGTCAATGACGACTCGTTCACCGACTGGAAGACCCGCGAGGAGATCGCGGAGTCGATGATCCCGATCATCGGGAAGCTGCACCGCGAGCGGGACGTGACGGTCCTGCTGCACAGCCGCTCCTTGGTGAACAAGTCGGTGGTCAGCATCCTGAAGACCCACCGGTTCGCCCGGCAGATCGCCGGCGAGGAGCTCTCGGTCGTCGAGACCCTGCCGTTCCTCCAGGCGCTGACCGCACTCGACCTCGGTCCGTCCCAGATCGACATCGGCATGCTCGCCGCGACGTACAAGGCCGACGACCGCGGTCTCTCGGTCGAGGAGTTCACCGCCGGGGCCGTCGCGGGCGCCACGGGTGCCAACAAGATCGAGCGCGGCGAGGGCCGCGACGTCGTCCTCTACGGCTTCGGCCGCATCGGCCGCCTGGTGGCCCGTCTGCTGATCGAGAAGTCCGGCTCCGGCAACGGCCTGCGGCTGCGCGCCATCGTCGTACGCCAGGGCGGTGACCAGGACATCGTCAAGCGCGCCTCGCTGCTGCGCCGCGACTCCATCCACGGCCAGTTCCAGGGCACGATCACCGTCGACGAGGCGAAGAGCACGATCATCGCCAACGGCAACGAGATCAAGGTGATCTACGCGGGCGACCCGTCGGAGGTCGACTACACGGCGTACGGCATCAACGACGCCATCCTCATCGACAACACGGGCAAGTGGCGCGACCGCGAGGGCCTCTCCCAGCACCTGCGCCCCGGCATCGACAAGGTCGTCCTGACCGCGCCCGGCAAGGGCGACGTCCCGAACATCGTGCACGGCGTCAACCACGACACGATCAAGCCGGACGAGCAGATCCTGTCCTGCGCCTCCTGCACCACCAACGCGATCGTCCCGCCGCTGAAGGCGATGAACGACGAGTACGGCGTGCTGCGCGGCCACGTGGAGACCGTCCACTCGTTCACCAACGACCAGAATCTGCTGGACAACTACCACAAGGCCGACCGCCGTGGCCGTTCCGCGCCGCTGAACATGGTCATCACCGAGACCGGCGCCGCCTCCGCCGTCGCGAAGGCGCTGCCCGACCTCAAGGCGCCGATCACCGGCAGCTCGATCCGCGTCCCGGTGCCGGACGTCTCGATCGCGATCCTCAGCCTGCGGCTGGGCCGCGAGACCACCCGTGAAGAGGTCCTCGACTACCTCCGCAACGTGTCGCTGACGTCACCGCTCAAACGCCAGATCGACTTCACCACGGCGCCCGACGCGGTCTCCAGCGACTTCATGGGCTCGCGCCACGCCTCGATCGTCGATGCCGGCGCCACCAAGGTCGACGGCGACAACGCGATCCTCTACCTCTGGTACGACAACGAGTTCGGCTACTCCTGCCAGGTCATCCGTGTGGTCCAGCACGTCTCGGGCGTCGAGTACCCGACGTACCCGGCCCCGGCGGTCTGA
- the rfbB gene encoding dTDP-glucose 4,6-dehydratase, whose amino-acid sequence MNLLVTGAAGFIGSTYVRSLLASEAPDAPRITVLDKLTYAGTLENLPLDHPRLEFVRGDIRDAELVDKLMAEADQVVHFAAESHVDRSIEGASDFVQTNVVGTQTLLDAALRYQVGPFVHISTDEVYGSIESGSWPEEHPLQPNSPYSASKASSDLLALAYHRTHGLDVRVTRCSNNYGPHQFPEKVIPLFISNLLDGKKVPLYGEGLNVRDWLHVEDHCQGVELVRTAGRPGEVYNIGGGTELSNKELTGLLLDSCGADWDRVQYVEDRKGHDLRYSVDWSKIRDELGYRPRHDFTAGLADTVAWYRDNRAWWEPLKRRVDQASGGAPQQGEGHA is encoded by the coding sequence ATGAACCTTCTCGTCACCGGCGCCGCCGGGTTCATCGGCTCCACGTACGTCCGCTCGTTGCTCGCCTCGGAAGCGCCCGACGCGCCGCGCATCACCGTGCTCGACAAGCTCACCTACGCGGGCACCCTGGAAAACCTGCCCCTCGACCACCCCCGCCTGGAGTTCGTCCGCGGCGACATCCGCGACGCCGAACTGGTCGACAAGCTGATGGCCGAGGCGGACCAGGTCGTCCACTTCGCCGCCGAGTCCCATGTGGACCGGTCCATCGAGGGCGCGAGCGACTTCGTCCAGACGAACGTCGTCGGCACGCAGACCCTGCTGGACGCGGCCCTGCGCTATCAGGTGGGCCCCTTCGTCCACATCTCCACCGACGAGGTCTACGGCTCGATCGAGTCCGGCTCCTGGCCGGAGGAGCACCCCCTCCAGCCCAACTCGCCGTACTCGGCGTCCAAGGCCTCCTCCGACCTGCTCGCCCTCGCCTACCACCGCACCCACGGCCTGGACGTGCGGGTCACCCGCTGCTCCAACAACTACGGACCGCACCAGTTCCCCGAGAAGGTCATCCCGCTCTTCATCAGCAACCTGCTCGACGGGAAGAAGGTCCCGCTCTACGGCGAGGGCCTGAACGTCCGCGACTGGCTGCACGTCGAGGACCACTGCCAGGGCGTCGAGCTGGTGCGCACCGCGGGCCGCCCGGGCGAGGTGTACAACATCGGCGGCGGCACCGAGCTGAGCAACAAGGAGCTGACCGGCCTGCTCCTGGACTCCTGCGGAGCGGACTGGGACCGCGTCCAGTACGTCGAGGACCGCAAGGGCCACGACCTGCGCTACTCCGTCGACTGGAGCAAGATCCGCGACGAGCTGGGCTACCGCCCGCGCCACGACTTCACGGCCGGCCTCGCCGACACCGTCGCCTGGTACCGCGACAACCGGGCCTGGTGGGAGCCGCTCAAGCGGCGCGTCGACCAGGCGAGCGGCGGCGCCCCGCAGCAGGGCGAGGGGCACGCATGA
- a CDS encoding winged helix-turn-helix transcriptional regulator, producing the protein MSPTHTGVTTTPADLDPCGRADHPDCGIRDVLDRIGDKWSVLVIVELAGGPRRFRELQRAIDGISQRMLTLTVRRLERDGLVLRTVYPTVPAHVDYRLTETGTGLTHLVKALADWSLEHRAVIAEARHAYDRTHPDHDIH; encoded by the coding sequence ATGTCACCCACGCACACCGGGGTAACCACCACCCCCGCCGACCTCGACCCCTGCGGACGCGCGGACCACCCCGACTGCGGCATCCGCGACGTCCTGGACCGCATCGGCGACAAGTGGTCGGTGCTCGTGATCGTCGAACTCGCGGGCGGGCCGCGCCGGTTCCGCGAACTGCAGCGCGCCATCGACGGCATCTCGCAGCGCATGCTCACCCTCACCGTGCGCAGGCTCGAACGCGACGGCCTGGTGCTGCGCACCGTGTACCCGACCGTCCCCGCCCACGTCGACTACCGCCTGACCGAGACCGGGACCGGCCTGACCCACCTGGTCAAGGCACTCGCCGACTGGTCCCTCGAGCACCGCGCCGTCATCGCCGAGGCACGGCACGCGTACGACCGGACCCACCCCGACCACGACATCCACTGA
- a CDS encoding GNAT family N-acetyltransferase has product MPELRTDRLLLRRWRESDLEPWAAMNADPEVREHLGKLLTREQSDAAAAVMQAEFDERGFGWWALEAAETGEFIGRAGLDAVDEDMPFAGVDIGWRLTRSAWGHGYASEAALACLSFGFEDLGLPEILASTTVNNVRSQAVMRRIGMTRETADDFDDPSVPEGPLRRCVLYRIGAEAYGARVARR; this is encoded by the coding sequence ATGCCCGAACTGCGTACCGACCGTCTGCTCCTCCGCCGGTGGCGGGAGTCCGACCTTGAGCCGTGGGCGGCGATGAACGCCGACCCCGAAGTCCGAGAGCACCTGGGGAAGTTGCTGACGCGTGAGCAGAGCGATGCCGCGGCGGCTGTCATGCAGGCCGAGTTCGACGAGCGGGGCTTTGGATGGTGGGCGCTGGAGGCGGCGGAGACCGGTGAGTTCATCGGCCGCGCCGGACTGGACGCGGTTGACGAGGACATGCCGTTCGCGGGGGTGGACATCGGATGGCGGTTGACGCGTTCGGCGTGGGGTCACGGTTACGCCTCCGAAGCCGCCCTGGCCTGCCTGTCGTTCGGCTTCGAGGACCTCGGGCTGCCGGAGATCCTTGCGTCGACGACCGTCAACAACGTGCGTTCCCAGGCCGTGATGCGCAGGATCGGCATGACCCGGGAAACGGCCGACGACTTCGACGATCCGAGCGTGCCCGAAGGCCCGCTCCGCCGGTGCGTGCTGTACCGGATCGGCGCGGAGGCGTACGGAGCCCGTGTCGCACGTCGCTAG
- the rfbD gene encoding dTDP-4-dehydrorhamnose reductase: MRWLVTGAGGMLGRDVVEELTGRGEEVVGLDRAALDITRSEELDRALAEHRPDIVVNCAAYTAVDDAETDEERALLINGEGPRLLARACATRGARLVHVSTDYVFPGDARSTPYPEDHPTAPRTAYGRTKLAGERAVLEELPGASAVVRTAWLYGVHGRNFVRTMIDLEARRDTLDVVDDQRGQPTWSTDVAVRIADLGPLLGRAEGAHGVFHATSSGEATWCELAKEVFRGIGADPDRVHPTTSEAFPRPAPRPAYSALGHDRWKEIGLEPLRDWRPALHEALSRIRKEIHQESR; this comes from the coding sequence ATGAGGTGGCTCGTCACCGGAGCGGGCGGCATGCTCGGCCGCGACGTCGTCGAGGAACTGACCGGGCGCGGCGAGGAGGTCGTGGGCCTCGACCGCGCCGCACTCGACATCACCCGTTCGGAGGAACTCGACCGGGCGCTCGCCGAGCACCGGCCCGACATCGTCGTGAACTGCGCCGCGTACACCGCCGTGGACGACGCCGAGACGGACGAGGAGCGGGCGCTGCTGATCAACGGCGAGGGGCCGCGCCTCCTCGCCCGCGCCTGCGCCACGCGCGGCGCGCGCCTGGTCCATGTCTCCACCGACTACGTCTTCCCCGGCGACGCCCGCAGCACCCCGTACCCGGAAGACCACCCGACCGCCCCGCGCACCGCGTACGGCCGCACCAAACTCGCGGGGGAGCGGGCCGTCCTGGAGGAACTCCCGGGGGCGAGCGCCGTCGTGCGGACCGCCTGGCTCTACGGCGTCCACGGCCGCAACTTCGTCCGTACGATGATCGACCTCGAGGCCCGCCGCGACACCCTCGACGTCGTCGACGACCAGCGCGGGCAGCCGACGTGGAGCACGGACGTCGCCGTACGCATCGCCGACCTCGGCCCGCTGCTCGGCCGGGCCGAGGGTGCACACGGGGTGTTCCACGCCACCAGCTCGGGCGAGGCCACCTGGTGCGAGCTGGCCAAGGAGGTCTTCCGGGGCATCGGAGCCGACCCGGACCGGGTGCACCCCACCACCAGCGAGGCCTTCCCGCGCCCGGCGCCCCGCCCCGCCTACAGCGCCCTCGGGCACGACCGGTGGAAGGAGATCGGTCTCGAACCGCTCCGCGACTGGCGCCCCGCACTGCACGAAGCACTGTCCCGCATCCGTAAAGAGATCCACCAAGAGTCCCGCTGA
- the rfbC gene encoding dTDP-4-dehydrorhamnose 3,5-epimerase produces the protein MRSLDIEGAWVLEPKVFPDDRGSFHEWYRGEEFREATGYDLSLAQANCSVSRRGVLRGVHFSDVPPGQAKYVTCVRGAVLDVVVDIRVGSPAFGRWEAVRLDDDTRHAVFLAEGLGHAFMALTDDATVVYLCSTGYAPGREHGVHPLDPELGIAWPEGIKPVLSEKDAQAPTLAEAERSGLLPSYAECSAYYAGLRGGGLGG, from the coding sequence AAGGTCTTCCCGGACGACCGGGGCTCTTTCCACGAGTGGTACCGCGGCGAGGAGTTCCGCGAGGCCACCGGTTACGACCTGTCGCTGGCCCAGGCCAACTGCTCGGTCTCGCGCCGGGGCGTCCTGCGCGGGGTGCACTTCTCGGACGTGCCGCCCGGCCAGGCCAAGTACGTCACGTGTGTGCGCGGCGCCGTCCTCGACGTGGTGGTGGACATCCGCGTCGGCTCGCCCGCCTTCGGGCGCTGGGAGGCGGTGCGGCTGGACGACGACACCCGGCACGCGGTGTTCCTCGCGGAGGGGCTCGGGCACGCGTTCATGGCGCTGACCGACGACGCGACGGTGGTGTACCTGTGCTCGACCGGCTACGCGCCGGGCCGCGAGCACGGGGTGCACCCGCTCGACCCGGAGCTGGGGATCGCCTGGCCCGAGGGCATCAAGCCGGTGCTGTCGGAGAAGGACGCGCAGGCGCCGACGCTGGCCGAGGCGGAGCGGTCCGGACTGCTGCCGTCGTACGCGGAGTGCTCCGCCTACTACGCGGGCCTGCGCGGCGGGGGGCTCGGCGGCTGA
- a CDS encoding ArsR/SmtB family transcription factor, which translates to MTVAVDDELWSAIGDPIRRRLLDLLLAEGVGTPTSLSDRLPISRQAVTKHLGVLDRAGLVHATPMGRERHYEVDEAQLSRAVRQLNEVGKTWDARLNRIKRIAEQIQRQKNDRSKDRPKD; encoded by the coding sequence ATGACCGTCGCCGTCGACGACGAGCTCTGGTCGGCGATCGGCGACCCGATCAGGCGCCGCCTGCTCGACCTGCTGCTCGCCGAAGGGGTCGGTACGCCGACCAGCCTGAGCGATCGTCTCCCGATCTCGCGCCAAGCGGTCACCAAGCACCTGGGCGTCCTCGATCGCGCGGGCCTCGTGCACGCGACACCGATGGGCCGCGAGCGGCACTACGAAGTCGACGAGGCGCAGCTCAGCCGTGCCGTCCGGCAGCTGAATGAGGTCGGCAAGACCTGGGATGCACGGCTGAACCGCATCAAGCGCATCGCAGAACAGATCCAGCGTCAGAAAAATGACCGGTCCAAAGACCGACCCAAAGACTGA